The Alphaproteobacteria bacterium sequence CGCTGCTGACGGAGCCGGCCCTGATCGTCGCCGACGAGCCGACAACGGCGCTCGACGTCACCGTGCAGGCCCAGATCCTGGAGCTTTTCCACGATCTCCGCCACAGCGCCGACAGCGCCATCGTGCTGATCAGCAACGATCTCGGGGTGGTCGCCGAGCTTTGTCAGCAGATCGCCGTGATGTACGCCGGCCGCATCGTCGAGACAGGCGCCGCGGCGGCGCTGCTGCGCCAGCCGGCCCACCCCTATACCCAGGCCCTGCTGGCTTCGGTGCCGCGCCTCGACCGGCCGGCGGCGGAAAATCTCGTGGCCATCGAGGGCCAGCCTCCCGACCTGGCCGACGAGCTGCCGGGCTGTGCCTTCGCCGAACGTTGCCAGCACGCCCGGCCGGCCTGCCAGAGCGAGCGCCCGGCGCTGCGGCCTTTGCCCGGCGGCGGCAAGGCTGCCTGCCTCATGCTGGCCTGATGACGGCAGCGCTGCTGCAGGTCGAGGGACTGTCGGTGAGCTTTGCCGGCCGCGCCGGCCGCCGCCGCCAAGCACCGCTGCGGGCGCTGAGCGACGTGAGCTTCGCGCTGGAGGCCGGCCAGACGCTGGGAGTAGTGGGCGAATCGGGCTGCGGCAAGTCGACGCTGGCCCGCGCCATCCTGCACCTGATCGCGCCCAGCGCCGGCCAGGTTCGCTGGCAGGGCCGCGACCAGGCGGGGCTCAGCACGACCGAGTTGCGGCACTGCCGCCGCCAGATGCAGATCGTCTTCCAGGACCCGCTGGCGGCTCTCAATCCGCGCTTCACGGCCGGCGAGATCATCGCCGAGCCCTTGCGCAACTTCGAGCCGGCGCTGGACCGGGCCGGGCGCGCCGCCCGGGTGGCGGCGGCGATGCGCCAAGTGGGGCTGACGCCGGCCCTGGTCAACCGCTATCCCCACGAGTTCTCGGGCGGCCAGTGCCAGCGCCTCGGCATCGCCCGGGCGGTGGTGCTGAGGCCCCAGCTGCTGGTCTGGGACGAGCCTGTCAGCGCGCTCGACGTCTCGATCCAGGCCCAGATCATCGAACTGCTGGCCCAATTGCAGGGCGAGCTCGATTTGGCGCTGATCTTCATCTCCCACGATCTGGCCGTGGTGCGCCACGTCAGCCAGCGCGTGCTGGTGCTCTACCTGGGCCGGGTCATGGAATTGGCCGAGCGCACGACGCTCTTTGCCAACCCCCGCCACCCCTATACCCGGGCCCTGCTGGCGGCCGCGCCGGTGCCCGACCCGCAGCAACAGCGCCAGCGCCGCACGGTGCTTGGCGGCGAGGCACCGTCACCGCTCGATCCCCCCAGCGGCTGCCCCTTCGAAAGCCGCTGTGCCGAGGCCGAGGCGCTTTGCGCCAGAAAGCTGCCACAGCTGATCGAAGCCAGCCCCGGCCACTTCGTGGCCTGCCACAAGTGGCTTGCCACAAAGTGACCTGAACGGCGCTCGGTGAGCCGCAACCCGGGAGAAAAGCGGGCTAAGCTACGTTCTGTTTGGAATCGTCGTCGTCGGCTTCGGCCGGTTCGTTGGCGGCCGTCGAAAGCCGCTCGATAACGTCGAGATCGGCTTCAGTCGTGTGGTGGATTTGCCCAGCCCTGAGCACCCACATGAAAACCATCACGGCAATGCCGCCAACCACCAGAATCAGCGGCAAAATAACAAACATACTCGACGTCATGACCTGTCGTCTCCCAGCATCCAAGATCTCTCAGGCCGCTTCGTCCACCACTCAAAGCGACTCCACCAGTAACGACGCAACAAGGTCGATCATACCTGAGCCAGGAAATAATTTCGAGCCCAGTTTTGTCGCGAACTCAAAAAAAACCCTCTTCTGGCAAAAAAAAGGGCCGCTGCAGCGGCCCACAGAGAGCAAAAAAAGGGGCCGCCGCCGCGGCCCACCGGGAGCAAAAAAAAGGGGCCGCCGCAGCGGCCCCTTGCGATTGTCTCGGCTGGGCTCCGCCTAGAAGCCCATGTCACCCATGCCACCGCCCGGCGGCATGGCCGGCATGGCGTCCTTCTTCTCCGGTACTTCGGCCACCATGGCCTCGGTGGTGACCAGCAGCCCGGCCACTGACGCCGCGTCTTGCAGTGCCGTGCGCACCACCTTGGTGGGGTCGATGATACCGGCCTTGACCATGTCGACGTACTTCTCGCCCTGGGCATCGAAGCCGCGCTTGGTGTCCGTCTGCTCGTTCAGCTTGCCCGCCACCACGGCGCCGTCG is a genomic window containing:
- a CDS encoding ATP-binding cassette domain-containing protein is translated as MTAALLQVEGLSVSFAGRAGRRRQAPLRALSDVSFALEAGQTLGVVGESGCGKSTLARAILHLIAPSAGQVRWQGRDQAGLSTTELRHCRRQMQIVFQDPLAALNPRFTAGEIIAEPLRNFEPALDRAGRAARVAAAMRQVGLTPALVNRYPHEFSGGQCQRLGIARAVVLRPQLLVWDEPVSALDVSIQAQIIELLAQLQGELDLALIFISHDLAVVRHVSQRVLVLYLGRVMELAERTTLFANPRHPYTRALLAAAPVPDPQQQRQRRTVLGGEAPSPLDPPSGCPFESRCAEAEALCARKLPQLIEASPGHFVACHKWLATK